From the Mycoplasmatota bacterium genome, one window contains:
- a CDS encoding tRNA 2-thiocytidine biosynthesis protein TtcA, whose product MRSILGSIVEANKKFNLIEPGDRIAVGVSGGKDSMILLYALSLYQKFADIDFEVVGITLQLGFPDMNFDRVVDFCSDKGIEYHLVKTQVYEILKRNLDKNDRIKCSLCSKLKKGILNNEAKKLNCNKVSMAHHYDDGIETLWMNAIYNGYIASFKPKMYLDESGVTFIRPLILCTEKAIKKAALKHHLPIITSTCPKDKLTAREEIKNWLNHDLYKKFPSAKLNFQNMLLHPERVILWKEDKE is encoded by the coding sequence ATGCGTAGTATATTAGGTTCAATTGTTGAGGCGAATAAAAAATTTAATTTAATAGAACCAGGTGATCGAATTGCAGTTGGTGTTAGTGGTGGCAAGGATAGTATGATCTTGTTGTATGCTTTGAGTTTATATCAAAAATTTGCTGATATAGATTTTGAAGTAGTAGGAATAACACTACAATTAGGATTTCCTGATATGAATTTTGATCGAGTTGTTGATTTTTGCAGTGATAAAGGGATTGAGTATCATTTAGTTAAAACACAAGTTTATGAAATATTAAAACGAAATCTTGATAAAAACGATCGAATAAAATGTTCTTTATGTTCTAAATTGAAAAAAGGGATTTTAAATAACGAAGCTAAAAAATTAAATTGTAATAAAGTATCTATGGCACATCATTATGATGATGGGATAGAGACTTTATGGATGAACGCTATTTATAATGGGTATATAGCCTCTTTTAAACCGAAGATGTATTTAGATGAATCTGGTGTAACGTTTATTAGACCGCTTATATTATGTACAGAAAAAGCAATAAAAAAGGCTGCATTGAAGCATCATTTACCTATAATAACGAGTACTTGTCCAAAAGATAAACTAACTGCAAGAGAAGAGATTAAAAATTGGTTGAATCACGATTTATATAAAAAATTTCCTTCAGCGAAATTAAACTTTCAAAATATGCTTTTACACCCTGAGCGAGTCATATTATGGAAAGAAGATAAAGAGTAA
- a CDS encoding helix-turn-helix transcriptional regulator: protein MRLKQIRKKLNLKQEDIAKIINLKRNNISRIENGIQTLNNEQIVEICKTLKISADYLLGLVDENTENE from the coding sequence ATGAGACTAAAACAAATACGAAAAAAATTAAATTTAAAACAAGAAGATATTGCAAAAATTATTAATTTAAAACGCAATAACATATCAAGAATAGAAAATGGAATACAAACATTAAATAATGAACAAATAGTTGAAATATGTAAAACATTAAAAATATCAGCAGATTATCTTTTAGGATTAGTTGATGAAAACACAGAAAATGAATAA
- a CDS encoding phosphotransferase — MNKNIIEQLKSKLIIRYQVDNNSLNALGGYQNFVYEFKKDNVSYVMRITDVNHRSVKEIEAELLFLEMLVENHVPVVRGIKLPHCDLIERFKTDHNEYLVVVFDKANGLTWTEFKTNDSTYYMAGKQLGKIHRISKTMKNDKQRENWSENQYLKDAYKVIPNQDILEKMEDLIASLNELQQSNDVFGLVHGDYNFANIIYNEDQLTIIDFDEAEYHWFIYDIAVYLFYYLLGGDPANMDKEPNIELFKQFMKGYLEENIILVEWIDKLPLFFRLREFILLSSVYRSNPKKTFHPWQKAYIESTEYRILNDIPFIDIDYVELFNDIKNK, encoded by the coding sequence ATGAATAAGAATATAATTGAACAACTAAAAAGCAAGTTAATTATTAGATATCAAGTGGATAACAATTCGTTAAATGCATTGGGAGGTTACCAAAATTTTGTCTATGAGTTTAAGAAAGATAATGTTTCGTATGTTATGAGAATTACAGATGTAAATCACAGAAGTGTTAAAGAAATTGAAGCAGAATTATTATTTTTAGAGATGCTTGTTGAGAATCATGTACCAGTTGTACGAGGGATAAAACTTCCTCATTGTGATTTAATTGAAAGATTTAAAACAGATCATAATGAATATCTTGTAGTCGTCTTTGATAAAGCTAATGGACTTACTTGGACTGAGTTTAAAACTAATGATAGTACCTACTATATGGCAGGTAAACAATTAGGTAAAATTCATCGTATATCAAAGACAATGAAGAATGATAAACAAAGAGAAAATTGGAGTGAAAATCAATACTTAAAAGATGCTTATAAAGTAATCCCAAATCAAGATATTTTAGAGAAAATGGAAGATTTAATAGCTTCTTTAAATGAACTTCAGCAATCAAATGATGTCTTTGGTCTTGTTCATGGAGATTATAATTTTGCGAATATTATTTATAATGAAGATCAATTAACAATTATTGATTTTGATGAAGCTGAGTATCACTGGTTCATCTACGATATTGCTGTTTATTTATTTTATTACCTTCTTGGTGGAGACCCAGCGAATATGGATAAAGAACCAAATATAGAATTGTTTAAACAATTTATGAAAGGATATCTTGAAGAAAATATAATTTTAGTGGAATGGATTGATAAATTACCACTATTCTTTAGACTACGTGAATTTATTTTATTAAGTTCAGTCTATAGAAGTAATCCTAAAAAAACATTTCATCCGTGGCAGAAAGCATATATTGAGTCTACTGAATATCGTATACTCAATGATATTCCTTTTATTGATATTGATTATGTAGAATTATTTAATGATATTAAAAATAAATAA
- a CDS encoding arsenate reductase family protein, translating into MNQFYCYTKCSTCKKAQKYLDERNIPYEIIDIKSAKFTNSDIKNFHQRSGKDIRKLFNTSGNVYKELKLKDKIKDMTIDECYDLLSTNGMLIKRPILVTDYKVYIGFKEDEYGALMNE; encoded by the coding sequence ATGAATCAATTTTACTGTTATACAAAATGTAGTACTTGTAAAAAAGCACAAAAGTATCTAGATGAAAGAAACATTCCCTATGAAATAATTGATATTAAAAGTGCAAAGTTTACAAATAGTGATATAAAAAACTTTCATCAAAGAAGTGGGAAAGATATTAGAAAATTGTTTAATACTAGTGGAAATGTATATAAAGAATTAAAATTAAAGGACAAAATTAAAGACATGACAATAGATGAATGTTATGACCTTCTTTCAACAAATGGGATGCTTATTAAACGTCCTATTCTAGTGACTGATTATAAAGTTTATATTGGCTTTAAAGAAGATGAATATGGAGCGCTAATGAATGAATGA
- a CDS encoding DUF421 domain-containing protein, with protein sequence MNGNYLIQALLSTTLSFLVLLLLTRSLGKKQMSQLTFFNYITGITIGSIAANIVTLEGEDFVQTISSLIWWCLLTYVVDVLVIKFPKARVFLDGEPSIVIKKGELQHKTLKKLRLDMDNLLTLMREKDVFSIMDIDYAIVEPNGELTILKKPDKQALIKKDIDIIPEPQLYMPTQIIISGFIVRKNMKELNLSYDWLYEQLHNHGIDKVEDVFYAELQPDGSLFVDIKN encoded by the coding sequence ATGAATGGAAATTATTTGATACAGGCACTCTTAAGTACAACATTATCTTTTTTAGTCCTCTTATTACTTACAAGATCCTTGGGAAAAAAACAAATGTCTCAATTAACTTTTTTTAATTATATTACTGGGATAACGATTGGGTCTATTGCGGCGAATATTGTTACATTAGAAGGTGAAGATTTTGTTCAAACGATATCATCATTAATTTGGTGGTGTTTATTAACTTATGTGGTTGATGTACTTGTCATAAAGTTTCCTAAAGCACGTGTTTTTTTGGATGGAGAACCATCTATTGTGATAAAAAAGGGTGAACTACAACATAAGACTTTAAAAAAATTAAGACTAGATATGGATAATTTACTGACTTTAATGAGAGAAAAAGATGTGTTTTCAATCATGGATATTGACTATGCGATTGTTGAACCGAATGGTGAATTGACTATTCTAAAAAAACCAGATAAACAAGCCTTAATTAAAAAAGATATAGATATTATACCTGAACCACAATTATATATGCCTACTCAAATAATTATTTCTGGTTTTATTGTTAGAAAAAATATGAAAGAACTGAATTTATCTTATGATTGGTTATATGAACAACTTCACAATCATGGAATAGATAAAGTAGAAGATGTGTTTTATGCAGAATTACAACCTGATGGAAGTTTATTTGTAGATATTAAAAATTGA
- a CDS encoding nitroreductase family protein, whose translation MEIKKVFKNRRSVRKFKNIEVSNEIINDILESATTAPCTDSCNYYFGVITDKSVKEK comes from the coding sequence ATGGAAATCAAAAAAGTATTTAAAAATCGTAGATCAGTTAGAAAATTTAAAAATATAGAAGTCAGTAATGAAATCATAAATGATATACTAGAATCAGCAACTACTGCACCGTGTACAGATTCATGCAATTACTATTTTGGTGTAATTACTGATAAAAGTGTTAAAGAAAAATAG
- a CDS encoding thioredoxin family protein: MNDITQDDLNQALKRHDNCVVLVYTNMCGTCESAKIMLDIVSKTMKHLLIYQLNVNHYPNIIEDYHITSIPCFLLFKEGKLVEQFYAFHSVTFLYQKFMKIFNDIF, encoded by the coding sequence ATGAATGATATTACACAAGATGATTTAAATCAAGCATTAAAACGTCATGATAATTGTGTCGTGTTAGTTTATACAAACATGTGTGGGACATGTGAAAGTGCTAAAATCATGTTAGATATTGTTTCTAAAACAATGAAGCATTTATTGATTTATCAACTTAATGTTAACCATTATCCAAACATAATTGAAGATTATCATATCACAAGCATTCCTTGTTTTTTACTTTTTAAAGAAGGAAAATTAGTTGAACAATTTTACGCTTTTCATTCGGTCACATTTTTATATCAAAAATTTATGAAGATATTTAATGATATATTTTGA
- a CDS encoding DUF402 domain-containing protein, whose amino-acid sequence MNTSKIGDVVQIHSYKHNGKIHRAWKEAVIVDHTENYLIAANNRTKVTESDGRYWYTREPAICYFFKDHWFNVIGMLRKDGIYYYCNICSPYLFEEGAIKYIDYDLDVKVFPNYNYRILDKDEYDKHRKKMQYPEDIEKIIESEMRILLEFIKNHEGPFAPGFVDHWYRNYIKNYKQVVK is encoded by the coding sequence ATGAATACCTCAAAGATAGGCGATGTTGTTCAAATACATAGCTACAAACATAATGGAAAAATTCATCGAGCTTGGAAAGAGGCGGTTATTGTAGACCATACAGAAAATTATTTAATTGCTGCTAATAATCGTACTAAGGTCACTGAGTCCGATGGGCGGTACTGGTATACTAGAGAACCTGCTATTTGTTACTTCTTCAAAGACCATTGGTTTAATGTGATAGGGATGTTAAGGAAAGATGGTATTTATTATTACTGTAATATTTGCTCTCCCTATTTATTTGAAGAAGGTGCGATTAAATATATTGATTATGACCTAGATGTTAAAGTTTTTCCTAATTATAATTATCGTATTCTAGATAAAGATGAATATGATAAACATCGTAAGAAGATGCAATATCCCGAAGATATTGAAAAAATAATTGAAAGTGAAATGAGAATTTTATTGGAATTTATTAAAAATCATGAAGGTCCCTTTGCCCCTGGATTTGTTGACCATTGGTATCGTAATTATATAAAAAATTATAAACAAGTAGTTAAATAG
- the nagA gene encoding N-acetylglucosamine-6-phosphate deacetylase, whose translation MLKGIKNVKLLTPQGYLNGNIEIEDGKIKRISSSQAIEGICFNEDVIVVPGFIDEHIHGANGSDVMDSSIDSLRNMSTTLVKEGTTSFLATTMTQKETVVTDALQNVNEYMKLKDSSGAEVLGVHLEGPFINEKACGAQPKEYIVNPSIAQFKKYQEASGNHIKIVTIAPEAEGGYDLIRFCKENNIIASIGHTKANYLETVQAIEEGACSVTHCFNAMTGIHHREIGVVGGSFLHQKLNAEVIVDGIHVHPKAVELLYNNKGKENITLITDSMRAKGLEDGEYELGGQKVFVENNEARLIDKTLAGSVLKMIDAVKNSIKFLGISLEDAVLMASTNPAKKLNIYDKKGSIEVGKDADLVILDKDLDILMTIVKGKIVYQKGV comes from the coding sequence ATGCTAAAAGGAATAAAAAATGTGAAATTATTAACACCTCAAGGATATTTGAATGGCAATATAGAAATTGAAGATGGGAAGATTAAACGTATTAGTTCTAGTCAAGCGATTGAGGGAATTTGTTTTAATGAGGATGTTATTGTTGTTCCTGGATTTATTGATGAACATATACATGGAGCTAATGGATCTGATGTAATGGATAGTAGTATTGATAGTTTACGTAACATGTCTACTACCTTGGTAAAAGAGGGGACAACTAGTTTCTTAGCAACGACAATGACACAAAAAGAAACTGTAGTTACTGATGCGCTTCAAAATGTTAATGAGTATATGAAACTTAAAGATTCTAGTGGAGCTGAAGTTTTAGGGGTTCATCTTGAAGGTCCATTTATTAATGAAAAAGCATGTGGAGCTCAACCTAAAGAATATATTGTCAATCCTAGTATCGCTCAATTTAAAAAATATCAAGAAGCGAGTGGTAATCATATCAAAATCGTAACAATAGCACCTGAAGCAGAAGGGGGCTATGACTTAATACGTTTTTGTAAAGAAAATAATATTATTGCTTCAATTGGACATACAAAAGCTAATTACTTAGAAACAGTTCAAGCGATTGAAGAAGGAGCTTGTTCTGTAACCCACTGTTTTAATGCGATGACAGGTATTCACCACCGTGAAATTGGTGTTGTTGGAGGAAGTTTTTTACATCAAAAATTAAACGCTGAAGTGATTGTAGATGGAATACATGTACATCCTAAAGCAGTAGAATTACTTTATAATAATAAGGGTAAAGAAAATATAACTTTAATTACTGATTCAATGCGTGCTAAAGGATTAGAAGATGGTGAATATGAATTAGGTGGTCAAAAAGTATTTGTTGAAAATAATGAAGCAAGACTAATTGATAAGACGCTAGCTGGTAGTGTGTTAAAAATGATTGATGCGGTAAAGAATTCAATAAAATTTTTAGGAATTAGTTTAGAAGATGCAGTATTAATGGCATCAACAAATCCTGCTAAGAAATTAAATATTTACGATAAAAAAGGAAGCATTGAAGTTGGTAAAGATGCTGATTTAGTTATATTAGATAAAGATTTAGATATTTTGATGACAATTGTTAAAGGAAAAATAGTTTATCAAAAAGGAGTATAA
- the nagB gene encoding glucosamine-6-phosphate deaminase, with protein sequence MEVKVFKNYETLSKAAAEAVINQVKEDSNSIIGLATGSSPIGIYDEMIKDYQNHHTSYQNIKTFNLDEYYGINQDHSQSYYHFMMKHLFKHIDIKQENIHIPNGSISDIDSECDSYNRMLEENQIDIQILGIGSNGHIGFNEPGTSFQSTTHYVKLDEKTRSDNARFFASIEEVPKHAVTMGIQNILNSNKIILVASGKNKADAVYQMVKGPLDSSCPASALQMHDNVTVYVDEEAASKL encoded by the coding sequence GTGGAAGTAAAAGTATTTAAAAATTATGAAACATTAAGTAAAGCAGCAGCTGAAGCTGTGATTAATCAAGTAAAAGAAGATTCAAATTCTATTATCGGCCTAGCAACAGGGAGTTCTCCTATTGGGATTTATGATGAGATGATTAAAGATTATCAAAACCATCATACATCATACCAAAATATTAAAACTTTCAATTTAGATGAATATTATGGTATTAATCAAGATCATTCACAAAGCTATTATCATTTTATGATGAAACATTTATTTAAACATATCGATATTAAGCAAGAAAATATTCATATTCCTAATGGTTCTATTTCTGATATTGATTCTGAATGTGATTCATATAATCGTATGTTAGAAGAGAATCAAATTGATATTCAAATATTAGGAATTGGTAGTAATGGGCACATAGGGTTTAATGAACCAGGAACTTCATTTCAATCTACAACCCATTATGTAAAATTAGATGAGAAAACAAGAAGTGATAATGCAAGATTTTTTGCATCAATTGAAGAAGTCCCTAAACATGCTGTTACGATGGGAATTCAAAATATATTAAATTCTAATAAGATTATCTTAGTGGCATCAGGTAAGAATAAAGCGGATGCTGTTTATCAAATGGTAAAAGGACCACTTGATTCTAGTTGTCCTGCCTCAGCGCTTCAAATGCATGATAATGTTACTGTTTATGTAGATGAAGAGGCTGCTTCTAAATTGTGA
- a CDS encoding nitroreductase family protein: protein MQSSPTYIAAQHIILSAVSHGLKGCLVDFFNLENINRVLYLPDYLTVEFIVPVGYPNEKGNPVNVNDRNNVFYNHWK from the coding sequence ATGCAGTCATCTCCTACCTATATTGCTGCTCAACATATTATATTAAGCGCAGTATCACATGGGCTTAAAGGTTGTCTAGTAGACTTTTTTAATTTAGAAAATATTAATAGGGTATTATATTTGCCTGATTATTTAACTGTTGAATTTATTGTACCAGTTGGATACCCAAATGAAAAAGGAAACCCAGTTAATGTTAATGATAGAAATAATGTCTTTTATAATCATTGGAAATAA
- a CDS encoding GntR family transcriptional regulator has protein sequence MKNIPIYQVIENDIKHQIKNGLLQQGDMIPSENELKEKYNVSRMTVRQALNDLVNEGYVYKHKGKGTFVNSVKIDKKIQGLISFTEEMNQMNRKVTNKIISIDLIPADEEVSAKLFLNKDELVYLVERIRYGDDIPVLFEQLYVPYRLFKVINEDIMDGSFYQYIEEELHLKINYSIQTIEARLATNEIADYLGISKTAPVLHISLNSFLDNGRPFEYVKSYYRADQYRFIQHAVR, from the coding sequence ATGAAGAATATACCGATATATCAAGTGATTGAAAATGATATTAAACATCAAATAAAAAATGGTTTATTACAACAAGGGGATATGATTCCGAGTGAAAATGAATTAAAAGAAAAATATAATGTTTCAAGGATGACGGTTAGACAAGCATTGAATGATTTAGTTAATGAAGGTTATGTGTATAAGCATAAAGGGAAAGGTACATTTGTTAATTCAGTAAAGATTGATAAAAAGATTCAAGGGTTAATCAGTTTTACAGAGGAAATGAATCAAATGAACCGTAAGGTAACCAATAAAATTATATCTATAGATTTAATACCAGCAGATGAAGAAGTGAGTGCTAAATTATTTTTGAATAAAGATGAATTAGTGTATTTAGTTGAAAGAATACGTTATGGTGATGATATTCCTGTATTATTTGAACAATTGTATGTACCCTATCGTTTGTTTAAGGTAATTAATGAAGATATCATGGATGGATCCTTTTATCAGTATATAGAAGAAGAACTACATTTAAAAATTAATTACAGTATTCAAACAATTGAAGCAAGGCTAGCAACAAATGAAATCGCTGATTATTTAGGAATATCTAAAACTGCACCAGTTTTACATATCTCATTAAATTCTTTTTTAGATAATGGACGACCTTTTGAATATGTAAAGTCTTATTATCGAGCAGACCAATATCGATTTATACAACATGCAGTAAGATAG